A single window of Pyrus communis chromosome 10, drPyrComm1.1, whole genome shotgun sequence DNA harbors:
- the LOC137746921 gene encoding beta-glucosidase 12-like: MAMHDLGSLLLCVLLLNGFALTNTKAAKPDKPIVCNSLDRTKFDALKPGFVFGGSTAAYQVEGAWNVDGRGPSIWDTFTHNHPEKIDDHSNGDVAIDQYHLYKKDVAIMKDMKLDAYRFSISWPRLLPNGTLSGGVNRKGIEYYDNLINELLRNGIQPFVTIFHWDVPQALEDAYGGLLSPRIVDDFKDYAELCFSLFGDRVKHWITLNEPYTISNHGYTIGMYAPGRCSAWQDPTCLGGDSATEPYLVTHYQLLAHAAAVKVYKDKFQAYQNGVIGITLLSHWFEPASDAKEDIDAANRAMDFMFGWFMDPITRGDYPYTMRGLVKERLPKFTEEESKMLIGSFDFVGLNYYTALYATDVPKNYSKPASYLYDPHVITLTERDGIPIGPQAASDWLYVYPKGIHDFILYTKNKYGDPIIYITENGVDEFNDSNLSLDDALHDPFRIDYYNRHLCYVHAAIKKGSNVKGYFAWAILDNFQWSEGYTVRFGINYVDFDGLQRYPKNSTHWFTNFLKNRKGSSNILANNVGDSDFLYQV, from the exons ATGGCAATGCATGATTTAGGCTCTTTGCTCTTGTGTGTCTTGCTACTCAATGGCTTTGCATTGACAAACACCAAAGCTGCTAAGCCAGATAAACCCATTGTCTGTAACTCACTTGACAGGACCAAGTTTGATGCTCTAAAACCAGGGTTCGTCTTTGGTGGATCTACAGCAGCTTACCAG GTAGAAGGTGCATGGAACGTAGATGGTAGAGGACCAAGCATATGGGACACCTTCACCCACAACCATCCAG AAAAAATCGATGATCACAGCAATGGAGATGTCGCCATTGATCAATACCACCTCTATAAG AAGGATGTAGCAATTATGAAGGATATGAAGTTGGATGCTTATAGGTTCTCTATCTCATGGCCCAGATTGTTACCAA ATGGCACGCTAAGTGGGGGTGTCAACAGGAAGGGAATTGAATACTACGACAATCTCATCAATGAACTCCTTCGCAATG GCATACAGCCATTTGTGACAATCTTTCATTGGGATGTTCCCCAAGCGTTAGAAGATGCATATGGTGGTTTGTTAAGCCCTCGTATTGT CGATGACTTTAAAGACTACgcagaactttgtttttcactttttggTGATCGAGTGAAGCACTGGATCACATTGAATGAACCATATACCATCAGTAACCATGGTTATACAATCGGGATGTACGCACCGGGACGATGCTCTGCTTGGCAAGACCCAACCTGCCTTGGTGGAGATTCGGCTACTGAACCCTATTTGGTAACACACTACCAACTCCTTGCTCATGCAGCTGCTGTAAAAGTGTACAAAGATAAATTTCAG GCATATCAAAATGGGGTGATAGGAATAACACTATTGTCACATTGGTTTGAGCCTGCCTCAGATGCAAAGGAAGATATAGATGCTGCAAATCGAGCTATGGATTTTATGTTTGGATG GTTTATGGATCCAATTACAAGAGGCGACTACCCGTACACCATGCGAGGCCTTGTTAAAGAACGATTGCCAAAATTCACGGAAGAAGAATCCAAGATGTTAATTGggtcttttgattttgttggattgaaCTATTATACTGCTCTATATGCAACTGATGTACCCAAGAATTATTCTAAACCTGCAAGTTACTTATACGATCCACATGTTATTACACTGA CTGAACGTGATGGCATTCCTATTGGTCCTCAG GCTGCTTCAGACTGGTTATATGTTTATCCGAAAGGCATTCACGATTTTATACTCTACACGAAGAATAAGTATGGTGATCCAATCATTTACATTACTGAGAATG GTGTTGATGAGTTCAATGATTCCAACTTATCACTAGATGATGCCCTCCATGATCCATTTAGGATTGACTACTACAATCGCCACCTTTGTTACGTTCATGCAGCAATCAA GAAGGGTAGTAATGTGAAGGGATACTTTGCATGGGCAATTTTAGACAACTTTCAATGGAGTGAAGGCTACACAGTTCGATTTGGTATTAACTATGTGGATTTTGACGGACTCCAAAGGTACCCAAAAAATTCGACCCATTGGTTCACAAATTTCCTCAAGAACCGCAAAGGAAGTTCAAATATTTTGGCCAATAATGTTGGAGACTCTGATTTTCTCTATCAAGTGTAA